Proteins encoded in a region of the Diospyros lotus cultivar Yz01 chromosome 9, ASM1463336v1, whole genome shotgun sequence genome:
- the LOC127810642 gene encoding ubiquinol oxidase, mitochondrial-like → MQHSRKMNQLVASAVLRRLSGGWSCNRRVFTSTTPLEGKAVTLRPFHDTAVACAGYDWRRRAMSSAAAEKDRKESAVVDKDRKDSAVAEKEEKTGSVAVSSYWGISRPKITREDGTEWPWNCFMPWDTYQADSKIDLSKHHVPKTFLDKVAFRTVKILRIPTDLFFQRRYGCRAMMLETVAAVPGMVGGMLLHLRSLRKFEHSGGWIKALLEEAENERMHLMTMVELVQPKWYERLLVLTVQGVFFNAFFVLYLLSPKLAHRVVGYLEEEAIHSYSEYLKDIDHGKIENVPAPAIAVDYWRLPKDATLKDVITVIRADEAHHRDVNHYASDIQYQGKALKEAPAPIGYH, encoded by the exons ATGCAACACTCGAGGAAGATGAATCAGTTGGTGGCAAGCGCTGTGCTACGACGTCTGTCCGGCGGTTGGAGCTGTAACCGCCGAGTGTTCACTTCGACGACGCCGCTGGAAGGCAAGGCGGTTACATTGAGGCCGTTTCATGATACGGCTGTGGCGTGTGCGGGCTACGATTGGAGGCGGAGAGCCATGAGCTCAGCGGCCGCGGAGAAGGATCGCAAGGAGAGCGCGGTGGTGGACAAGGATCGGAAGGACAGTGCAGTGGCGGAAAAGGAGGAGAAGACGGGCAGTGTCGCGGTTTCGAGCTATTGGGGAATCTCGCGGCCCAAAATTACCAGGGAGGATggaaccgagtggccttggaacTGTTTCATG CCATGGGACACTTACCAAGCGGACTCGAAAATTGATCTCAGCAAGCATCATGTACCAAAAACATTTTTGGATAAAGTTGCTTTCAGGACTGTGAAGATCCTAAGAATCCCAACAGATTTATTCTTTCAG AGGAGGTATGGCTGCCGTGCAATGATGCTAGAAACAGTGGCGGCTGTTCCTGGTATGGTGGGGGGAATGCTACTACACCTTAGGTCTCTGCGCAAATTTGAGCATAGTGGTGGTTGGATAAAAGCACTGCTTGAGGAAGCAGAAAACGAGAGGATGCACCTAATGACTATGGTGGAGCTTGTGCAGCCCAAATGGTATGAGAGGTTACTGGTTCTTACTGTGCAGGGGGTATTTTTCAATGCCTTCTTTGTGCTTTATTTGCTCTCTCCCAAATTGGCCCATAGAGTTGTTGGATATCTGGAGGAGGAGGCTATACATTCATATTCAGAGTACCTAAAGGATATTGAtcatggaaaaattgaaaatgtgcCAGCTCCTGCTATTGCGGTAGACTATTGGAGACTACCAAAAGATGCAACCTTGAAGGATGTTATAACTGTCATACGTGCTGATGAAGCCCACCATCGAGATGTCAACCATTATGCTTCT GACATCCAATACCAGGGGAAGGCATTGAAGGAGGCACCGGCTCCTATTGGTTACCATTAA